GAATGATCGCGACCTATGTCATCCTGTGGAAAATCAACGGCCTCAATACCTTGTGGGGACTCGTGCTCGTCTATGCCGCGGGAAGCCTGCCGTTCAATTCGTGGCTTATGAAGGGCTACTTCGATACGGTTCCGAAAGAACTCGCGGAAGCGGCGTATATAGACGGCGCTTCTCCGTTTACGGCTTTTGCCCGTGTCGTTTTGCCGGCCGCAAAACCGCAGCTCGTATTCCTTACGCTTACGAGTTTTACCGGGCCGTGGATGGACTTTATCTTTCCGCGCCTCGTGCTCAGAAGCGACGACAAAAAAACGCTTGCGGTCGGTCTCTACGAAATGATAAGCGGCCGCGCTGCCGATAACTTTACGATGTTCGCAGCAGGAGCGCTTCTCGTCGCAGTGCCGTTTACCGTTTTATTTATGCTCGGACAAAAAGCGCTCATTCAATCCCTCGCCGGAACGGGCGGGAAGGAATAATCACATGAAACGCGTATTACTGTTGCCGCTTGCGCTCTGCGGTATGCTGCCGTTTTTTTCGTGCAGCTCTTCTCCGAAAAGCGCTTCCCGCTCGCGGCACGCTTCCGAAAAATCCTCACCTATCGTACGCTTGGCGGATAAGCCGTCGGAAGGCGTGTACTACAGTCTTTTCGTGCGCTCCTTTGCCGATTCGAACGGCGACGGAATCGGCGACTTTGCCGGCATTATCAAAAAACTCGATTATTTGAACGACGGTGACGACGCAACGACGGACGACCTCGGTATCACGGGTATTTGGCTTTTGCCGATCTATCCGTCGCAGTCGTATCACGGTTACGACGTCGACGATTATTATAACGTCAACCCCGATTACGGCACGATGGGGGATTTTGAGAAACTGCTCGCCGAATGCAAAAAGCGCGGTATTTCGGTGATACTCGATATGACGTGCAATCATTCGTCCGTTTACAATCAGTGGTTTATCGATTCGCGCAATCCCGCAGACAGTCACCGCACGTGGTATCGATGGATTTCACCCGACGACACCCGCTATAATATGCGTCAGCAGATTTGGGGACACAACGTATGGAATTATTCAGACGGCTATTATTATTCGGGGATTTTTTCTCCGAATATGCCGGATTACAATCTCGACGACGGCGCCCTTCGAGCGGAATTTAAAAAAGTGATGAAGTTTTGGCTCGACAAGGGCGTTGACGGTTTCCGTTACGATGCCGCAAGTCATGTGTATAACAGCGCAAAGACGCTTCCGGGTACGAATTCGGTTGCAAAAGGCGTCGCGTGGTGGAAAGAAATCGTCGGTTACGACAAGAGCGTAAAGCCCGACGCGTACATAGTGGGCGAAGTATGGGAGGCGACTTCGACGCGCGCCGAATATATGGCGGGTTTGGGATCGACGTTTCATTTCGATATGGGAACGAAGATTATCGATGAAGTGAGAAGCGGGAGCGCTGCGAATAATAATTTCGCAAATGCGCTGCAGAGCGAATACGAACGGTATGCCGAATCGAATCCGAATTATATCGATGCGCCGTTTTTAACAAATCACGATCAAAATCGCATTGCAGGATATCTGCGCGGAAACACGGCGCAGCTGAAGCTCGCCGCGGCGATGTATATATTTGCGGAAGGCATACCGTTTATATACTACGGAGAAGAGATCGGTATGATGGGCGCAAAGCCCGACGAACAGATCCGAACGCCGATGCTGTGGAATAAGGCGGGCAAAGACAAGCTGCAGACGACGTGGGAAACGTCGCGTTACAATAAAAATACGCTCAGCGTTGCGGAACAGAAAAAAGATCCCGATTCGCTGCTTGAATTTTACAAACGCATTATCAGGGTAAAGACGGCGCATCCGGCTTTATTCGCCGGCCGCTTTACCGCCGTCAACACGGGAAACGAATTCGTTTCTTCGTGGGCTATGAAAAGCGAAACGGAAACGGCGTTCGTGCTGCACAATCTTTCACCGGAAACGGCCGCCGTTCCCCTTCCGCGCGAATACCTTATGCCTGTCGTATTTTCGACATATCCCGGCACTGTGTTCGACGACAAGGGAAACCTTACGATTCCTCCTCTGTGTACGGTCGTCCTTGCAAAAAACAGGTGACGGGAAGGGGCTGTCCTTTGTGAAGTTTTCAATCACTTCCGGGACAGCCCCTTTTTCAACGGTTTTATCGATTGATATCGCTTATATGGGGAGCCGGTAAGCTGCGCCGATGCTCGTTATAAAGACCTGCTTGTTGAGTTTAGTTTCTACGGCTCCGCCTCCGATATAATAATCCTGCTTAAAATACTGTATGTACATAAGACCGAGCGTGAGCGTAAGATTGTCGATCGGCCGGTATTCGACACCGGTACCGATCGCGAGGCTGTCCAACACGGGGCTAAAAGCGCTGTTTACCGTGTCCTTTGTCCCCCGGTTGCCGTAGGACAATCCCAAACTCGCCGTCACTTTATCGTTGATGTCGTAGTCCGCTCCGGCCGCCAATTCCCATGAATCGCTGTAGTCGGATTTGCCGAACACCGAATTGAGCTGAGCGAACGAGTTGAAGTAGTAGTTAAAGCTTGCGGATACGTACAGCGGCTTCAGCACTTGATAGCCCGCTCCCATGTTCAACGCCGCGGGCAAATCGGTATGGAACGTTTCACCGTCAACGATTCCGAGGTTGCTGCCGAGCATTCCTTTGGCGTTTTTCACTTCGTATTTCATATCGGAATGGAGTTGGAACTGCGTCGAGAGCGTAAGGGCGGGAAAGGGGCGCACGTTGATGCCGAACACGCCGCCGATGCCGAAAGCGCTCGCATCGTAGCTGATTTTATTTCCCTGATTAACGCCGACAAAAGTTGCATCATCGCTCTTTAACTCCATCGATTGCGTCGCCTGGAGCAGGCGGAGCGCGCCGGAAAACGAGATGAAATTTTTCAGGCAGTACGTAAATCCGACCTGCTCTCCGTAAGTCATGGACGAAAGCTCTACCGAATGATTTCGTGCGGATGAGGGAAAATGTGTTGCTAATGCGGCAGCAGTTGCGGTCGTACCGTCTTTGTACGAAAGTTTTCCGCCGCCGGCGTAGATACCGAAATTTCCGAATACGGCAAAGGGTCCGTGTTTGTATACGATATCGGCGTTCGGGTAGAGCCATACGGCCGTCTTATCGCTGAAATCTTTTCCGTTCGGATAGAGCGGAATTGCACCCTTTGGAAACGAGTTCGTGTATTTTTTAAATACGAATTGATTGCCCGCATCGAAGTACAAACCGTCTTCCAAAAAGCCCGTACCCGCGATATTGTAAAAGACCGCTTCGGGGCGTTTCGCTTCCGCATTGCGGCTCGGATTTCGTAAGTATCCGGGGTTCATATTCGTTTTGTTTTCAACACCGTCGGCAAAAGCCGCGGCTCCGGCAAGTGCAGCGATGAGCGCTGCGACAATGATCGATTTCTTCATATTACCTCCCATAAAAACTTTTGCAGAAAGTAAGAGCCTTCGGCTCGTTCTGCAAAGAACTGATTCTACGTGTCCGCTTTCGCGGACTTCGAATCAACTTTCGAAAAAGTTTTTAGCCGTGCGCACACCGCGCACACGTTCAATGGTCGAGTTTGCAAAATAAAGCGTATCGTATTCATACGATTTTTATCGAAACGCTACGTATACACATCTTCTGCAAACATCCGCGCAAACTCGAGATAAGAACGCTGCGATTTCGAGCAGTGCACAGAAATCGCGAGTGTCTCCTATAAATAAAAAACGCTTCGGCATTTTTTGTCTCCGGACTTTAGCGACGGCGATATTTCAGACGGCGCTTTTTATCGCACCTCCTCATAAAAACCTTATACGGAATGTCAGAGTCTGCGGCGCAGCGCTTTTAAACCTTCCTTAAAATTGCACAGCGAGTAAATCTTCGGATTTAGGAGCCGTGCAATTCGTGCGCGAGCGCGCACACGTATATCCGCGAGTTTTCAAAAAAAACTCGAAGTTAAACGAGACGCGCCATTTCAGCATCTCGTTTAAACCTTCCTTAAAATTGCACAGCGAGTAAATCTTCGGATTTAGGAGCCGTGCAATTCGTGCGCGCAAGCGCACACGTACATCCGCGAGTTTTCGAAAGAAAACTCGAAGTTAAACGAGACGCGCCATTTCAGCGGCTCGTTTAAACCTCGGTACCCGTAAACATCGGCTGTTACCGCTTCGAATCTTTCGAATAAAGGCCGAGCGGCGCCGTTTCGGAAAAATATGCTTTATACACGCTCAACGCTTTTTCCCGCGTAAGCTCGTCGATAATTTCGTATGCGTCAAGGTACGAGCGCGCATCGGCGAGCGTATCGCCCTTCGCTCCCGCTTCAAGCCCTTCGTGTATAAGAAGCGCCGTTCCCCTGTTTGTCTGCGTCCCCGAAAGTTTTTCGATCACCCAATTTCTCAGCAGCTCTTCTTTGATTTGCGGAAACGATGTTTCGTTTTCCAATTCTTTGCCGAACGCGGCAACCGCACTTGCATACATTTTATCGGTTGAGGAAGTACGGCGCGCGTGAGAAAAAGTTATGACGGCAGCCTGCATCGCATACGTCGAACCGTCCGCGTGTACGGCGGTATCGGCTGATATGCGGCGCGCATCTTTTTGGAGACGGGCGCACAGCGCATACAGGAACGCATTGAATACGGTACAATCGTCCGTGCCCGCAGGAGGAGAAGGAAGCCAATACTGTACGGGATCCGAAAAATCGGTCGTCGGAACAAGCGTTTCGGGACGGGGGCCCGCATCTTTTGCCGCGACATCGGTAAAAAAAAGATGGCGGAGCG
This Treponema socranskii subsp. buccale DNA region includes the following protein-coding sequences:
- a CDS encoding alpha-amylase family glycosyl hydrolase; this encodes MKRVLLLPLALCGMLPFFSCSSSPKSASRSRHASEKSSPIVRLADKPSEGVYYSLFVRSFADSNGDGIGDFAGIIKKLDYLNDGDDATTDDLGITGIWLLPIYPSQSYHGYDVDDYYNVNPDYGTMGDFEKLLAECKKRGISVILDMTCNHSSVYNQWFIDSRNPADSHRTWYRWISPDDTRYNMRQQIWGHNVWNYSDGYYYSGIFSPNMPDYNLDDGALRAEFKKVMKFWLDKGVDGFRYDAASHVYNSAKTLPGTNSVAKGVAWWKEIVGYDKSVKPDAYIVGEVWEATSTRAEYMAGLGSTFHFDMGTKIIDEVRSGSAANNNFANALQSEYERYAESNPNYIDAPFLTNHDQNRIAGYLRGNTAQLKLAAAMYIFAEGIPFIYYGEEIGMMGAKPDEQIRTPMLWNKAGKDKLQTTWETSRYNKNTLSVAEQKKDPDSLLEFYKRIIRVKTAHPALFAGRFTAVNTGNEFVSSWAMKSETETAFVLHNLSPETAAVPLPREYLMPVVFSTYPGTVFDDKGNLTIPPLCTVVLAKNR
- a CDS encoding sugar ABC transporter permease, which gives rise to MKQDRTNSRSPVTVFLTIILVIQLIVVLYPIAFTISAAFTKSNSLAATSIVPFPRNPSLFQFRRLLTPANQFVKGTTDVLGTNYVHWYLNTLQIACMNTVLTVLLCSTVGYIFSRFTFPFRKTVMASMIILQMFPSFIGMIATYVILWKINGLNTLWGLVLVYAAGSLPFNSWLMKGYFDTVPKELAEAAYIDGASPFTAFARVVLPAAKPQLVFLTLTSFTGPWMDFIFPRLVLRSDDKKTLAVGLYEMISGRAADNFTMFAAGALLVAVPFTVLFMLGQKALIQSLAGTGGKE
- a CDS encoding OmpP1/FadL family transporter produces the protein MKKSIIVAALIAALAGAAAFADGVENKTNMNPGYLRNPSRNAEAKRPEAVFYNIAGTGFLEDGLYFDAGNQFVFKKYTNSFPKGAIPLYPNGKDFSDKTAVWLYPNADIVYKHGPFAVFGNFGIYAGGGKLSYKDGTTATAAALATHFPSSARNHSVELSSMTYGEQVGFTYCLKNFISFSGALRLLQATQSMELKSDDATFVGVNQGNKISYDASAFGIGGVFGINVRPFPALTLSTQFQLHSDMKYEVKNAKGMLGSNLGIVDGETFHTDLPAALNMGAGYQVLKPLYVSASFNYYFNSFAQLNSVFGKSDYSDSWELAAGADYDINDKVTASLGLSYGNRGTKDTVNSAFSPVLDSLAIGTGVEYRPIDNLTLTLGLMYIQYFKQDYYIGGGAVETKLNKQVFITSIGAAYRLPI